From Methanobacterium formicicum DSM 3637, one genomic window encodes:
- a CDS encoding GTPBP1 family GTP-binding protein: MKESIYHLTRKGERKNIEFKESLNSNTHLFTEREKHLASQMKYRLERGHGEAIYFIGVDDDGLLVGLEKSAMDESLYVLGELAREINARITDVEKQTAGKGEVAKVIISRQENSKSDHLLIGVAGHVDHGKSTLVGTLTTGTMDTGSGSTRIFLDVQKHEIERGLSADLSFAVYGFKNGEPVRIKNPLNKRDKALMVEKCDKLISFVDTVGHEPWLRTTIRGIVGQKLSHGLLVVAADQGPTHITREHLGIILAMELPVIVVMTKIDMVNEEKIKNTRQEIFDLLKLVGRIPYMVKTKEDANFLTKNMNQHLVPVIKASSVTGEGLELLDQLFSGLEMPSHDEDSQKPFMMYIDKIYSVLGVGTVVSGTIRQGKVKKGEKLILGPSSSGDFLPVNVKTIEMHHYRKESAAVGEVVGISIAGVEMDEIRRGMIICHPDYNPRAVREFDADVAILVHPTTIKEGYECITHIETIAETTCFKPLNLEYLSAGDTGSIRMRFKYRPYAIREGQRLIFREGKSKGVGTVTRLVS, encoded by the coding sequence ATGAAAGAAAGTATCTACCACCTTACCCGAAAAGGTGAAAGAAAAAACATAGAATTCAAAGAAAGTCTTAATTCTAATACTCACCTTTTTACTGAGCGTGAAAAGCACCTGGCATCCCAGATGAAGTACCGTCTGGAAAGGGGTCATGGCGAGGCTATTTATTTTATTGGAGTGGATGATGACGGTCTGCTGGTGGGGCTGGAAAAATCCGCAATGGATGAATCCCTTTACGTACTGGGTGAACTGGCCCGTGAAATTAATGCCAGAATCACCGATGTAGAAAAGCAAACTGCAGGTAAGGGAGAAGTGGCTAAGGTAATTATCAGCCGCCAAGAGAACAGTAAAAGCGACCATCTACTTATTGGAGTTGCCGGGCACGTGGACCATGGGAAAAGCACCCTGGTGGGAACTTTAACCACTGGAACAATGGACACTGGTTCAGGAAGCACCCGCATATTCCTGGATGTTCAAAAACATGAAATAGAACGTGGTTTATCTGCTGATCTATCCTTCGCTGTTTACGGGTTCAAAAATGGAGAACCAGTACGTATTAAGAATCCCCTTAACAAAAGGGATAAAGCACTCATGGTGGAAAAGTGCGATAAACTGATCTCCTTCGTGGACACTGTTGGCCATGAACCATGGCTCCGCACCACCATCCGCGGCATTGTAGGTCAAAAACTGAGCCACGGCCTGCTGGTGGTTGCAGCTGACCAGGGACCAACCCATATTACCAGAGAACACTTAGGGATAATTTTAGCCATGGAATTACCGGTTATAGTCGTAATGACTAAAATTGACATGGTAAATGAGGAAAAAATTAAGAATACTCGCCAGGAGATCTTCGACCTGTTAAAACTGGTGGGAAGAATACCCTATATGGTTAAAACCAAGGAAGATGCAAATTTTTTAACAAAAAACATGAATCAACACCTGGTACCAGTTATTAAAGCATCTTCAGTTACTGGTGAGGGACTTGAACTGTTAGATCAACTTTTTTCTGGCCTTGAAATGCCATCCCATGATGAAGATTCCCAGAAACCATTTATGATGTACATTGATAAGATCTACTCAGTTTTAGGTGTGGGAACTGTGGTGAGCGGTACTATCAGACAGGGAAAAGTCAAAAAGGGTGAAAAACTTATTTTAGGACCTTCAAGTTCCGGGGATTTCCTTCCGGTGAATGTTAAGACCATTGAAATGCACCATTACCGAAAAGAAAGTGCCGCTGTTGGCGAAGTGGTTGGAATTTCCATCGCAGGGGTAGAAATGGATGAAATCAGGAGAGGAATGATCATATGCCACCCTGATTACAATCCACGTGCCGTGAGAGAATTTGATGCAGATGTGGCCATACTGGTGCACCCTACCACCATTAAAGAGGGTTATGAGTGCATAACCCACATCGAGACCATAGCCGAAACCACCTGCTTCAAGCCACTTAACCTGGAATATCTATCTGCAGGAGACACCGGATCAATAAGAATGAGATTTAAATACAGACCTTACGCAATCCGTGAAGGTCAACGATTAATTTTCAGGGAAGGAAAGAGTAAAGGTGTGGGTACAGTAACCCGTTTAGTTAGTTGA